The Bemisia tabaci chromosome 5, PGI_BMITA_v3 genome includes a window with the following:
- the LOC109037525 gene encoding uncharacterized protein — protein sequence MLCLCVRYTATAALWFMIIVIGIKSSEAKLKTTEELPKPLKVVTNLQKALYAQDFGYSVIPIPNKILNQVKPAVTTPKSDNARVGRGMGRGFMGRRPGRSRRKRPYRPRSNFGLQGYASAYKQWMPVPMRRPMGMMGRRPMRFKNPKIRMPYYHMNLVEPLEDYMEPEVMPEYEDEYEVMMHEPEAVYDPEEMYDDMPRSPSRNVYSYQRDEDFMHKHADLYANGFNPGHKSRSTRYRTPLSVMYSSKYRSTAQRDREEEEPPRRDPDIEATNFESDAPLTPMALRGSPDLYKRSKKEDPEHRYLQDDYRTYKDVLSDEPSLRMNDAEVIMGRSKHEVPSWTGSVKFVPRPFAAAIGAPSRTVVPREKHSRFTESHEEKGRELHDKDYLYDIRTDDSPLSHRLLGRERERDRERVRVYRSSPDRLAYRKPTEDARSELRSSNMEDARVQEIQGRRYRDPEYKKYVDAIYTRELQELYSRGHKGREYESEERKTESDSQTYLANHKKSDQATAAQGMEIVIDDGVAGWKVGGR from the exons GCAACGGCAGCACTATGGTTTATGATAATCGTGATTGGTATAAAGAGCAGCGAGGCTAAATTAAA GACCACGGAAGAGTTACCAAAGCCATTGAAAGTCGTCACGAACCTGCAGAAAGCTCTCTACGCCCAAGATTTCGGTTACTCAGTCATCCCAATCCCGAACAAAATCCTAAACCAAGTCAAGCCCGCCGTCACAACACCAAAATCAGACAATGCCCGCGTCGGACGCGGAATGGGTCGAGGGTTCATGGGCCGCCGGCCAGGCCGGAGCCGAAGGAAGCGACCCTACAGGCCCCGCTCCAACTTCGGGCTCCAGGGCTACGCGTCCGCCTACAAACAGTGGATGCCCGTCCCCATGCGCAGACCCATGGGCATGATGGGCCGCCGCCCGATGCGCTTCAAGAACCCCAAAATCCGCATGCCGTACTACCACATGAACCTGGTGGAGCCGCTAGAAGACTACATGGAACCGGAGGTCATGCCCGAGTACGAAGACGAGTACGAAGTCATGATGCACGAACCGGAGGCAGTCTACGACCCTGAAGAGATGTACGACGACATGCCTCGGTCTCCGAGCCGGAATGTGTACAGTTACCAGAGGGACGAGGACTTCATGCACAAGCATGCGGACCTCTACGCGAACGGATTCAACCCTGGGCACAAGAGTAGAAGTACTCGCTACAGGACGCCGTTGAGCGTCATGTACAGCTCGAAGTACCGCTCTACGGCTCAAAGGGACAGGGAGGAGGAGGAACCACCAAGGAGGGATCCCGACATCGAGGCCACCAATTTCGAGTCTGACGCCCCTTTGACGCCCATGGCCCTGAGAGGCTCTCCCGATCTTTACAAGCGCTCCAAGAAAGAAGACCCCGAGCACAGATACCTCCAAGACGATTACAGGACCTACAAGGACGTCCTGAGTGACGAACCTAGTCTTCGGATGAACGACGCGGAGGTTATAATGGGCCGCTCGAAACACGAGGTGCCCAGCTGGACGGGGAGTGTCAAGTTCGTGCCACGGCCCTTCGCGGCCGCCATCGGGGCGCCCTCGAGGACGGTCGTGCCAAGGGAGAAACACAGCCGGTTCACGGAGAGTCATGAGGAGAAAGGCCGTGAACTCCACGACAAGGATTACCTCTACGACATCCGGACCGATGACTCACCGTTGAGTCATCGACTGCTCGGTAGAGAGCGTGAGCGAGACCGCGAGAGGGTGAGGGTGTACCGGTCCAGCCCCGATCGCTTGGCCTACCGTAAGCCGACGGAAGACGCGAGGTCCGAGTTGAGGTCCTCGAACATGGAGGATGCGAGGGTGCAGGAGATACAGGGTAGGAGGTACAGGGATCCGGAGTATAAGAAGTACGTAGATGCTATTTATACTCGGGAGCTTCAGGAGTTGTACTCGCGGGGACACAAAGGGCGCGAGTATGAAAGTGAGGAGAGGAAGACGGAGAGTGATAGCCAGACGTACTTGGCGAATCATAAAAAATCTGACCAAGCGACGGCAGCGCAGGGTATGGAAATAGTCATCGATGATGGCGTCGCCGGGTGGAAGGTGGGAGGTCGGTGA